From one Perca flavescens isolate YP-PL-M2 chromosome 4, PFLA_1.0, whole genome shotgun sequence genomic stretch:
- the LOC114554476 gene encoding histone H4: MSGRGKGGKGLGKGGAKRHRKVLRDNIQGITKPAIRRLARRGGVKRISGLIYEETRGVLKVFLENVIRDAVTYTEHAKRKTVTAMDVVYALKRQGRTLYGFGG; encoded by the coding sequence ATGAGCGGAAGAGGCAAGGGAGGTAAAGGACTCGGTAAAGGAGGCGCTAAGCGTCACCGTAAAGTTCTCCGTGATAACATCCAGGGCATCACCAAGCCCGCCATCCGCCGCTTGGCTCGCCGCGGCGGCGTGAAGCGTATCTCCGGTCTGATTTACGAGGAGACCCGCGGTGTGCTCAAGGTCTTCCTGGAGAACGTGATCCGCGATGCCGTCACCTACACCGAGCACGCCAAGAGGAAGACGGTGACCGCCATGGATGTGGTCTACGCTCTGAAGAGGCAGGGCCGCACGCTGTACGGCTTCGGAGGTTAA
- the LOC114554465 gene encoding histone H2A yields MSGRGKTGGKARAKAKTRSSRAGLQFPVGRVHRLLRKGNYAQRVGAGAPVYLAAVLEYLTAEILELAGNAARDNKKTRIIPRHLQLAVRNDEELNKLLGGVTIAQGGVLPNIQAVLLPKKTEKPAKK; encoded by the coding sequence ATGAGTGGCCGAGGCAAAACCGGAGGAAAAGCCAGAGCTAAGGCAAAGACCCGCTCCTCCCGTGCCGGGCTCCAGTTCCCAGTCGGCCGTGTTCACAGGCTGCTCCGCAAAGGGAACTACGCTCAGCGTGTGGGAGCCGGCGCCCCCGTCTACCTGGCGGCTGTGCTGGAGTACCTGACCGCTGAGATCCTGGAGCTGGCTGGAAACGCTGCCCGCGACAACAAGAAGACCCGGATCATCCCCCGTCACCTGCAGCTGGCTGTCCGCAACGACGAGGAGCTCAACAAGCTGCTGGGCGGAGTGACCATCGCTCAGGGCGGCGTGCTGCCCAACATCCAGGCCGTCCTGCTGCCCAAGAAGACCGAGAAGCCCGCTAAGAAGTAA
- the LOC114554472 gene encoding mannose-specific lectin: MKNFLSINDQLHPDQFLTSNNGQYKAYFQRDGNFVVYDSGNRPVWASGTDGSGAVHVLMQADGNLVVYDQHGQAKWSSGTYINSPCEMCRLELTDGGKLELTRNFQRVWSS, translated from the exons ATGAAGAACTTTTTGTCTATAAATGATCAGCTCCATCCGGACCAATTTCTGACTTCCAACAACGGGCAGTATAAAGCTTACTTTCAG AGGGATGGTAACTTTGTCGTCTATGACTCTGGCAACAGGCCTGTGTGGGCCTCAGGCACTGATGGATCAGGTGCTGTCCACGTGCTCATGCAGGCTGACGGCAACCTGGTCGTTTACGACCAACATGGCCAAGCCAAGTGGAGCTCAGGGACGTACATCAATAGTCCGTGCGAAATGTGCCGTCTTGAGCTGACCGATGGCGGAAAACTGGAGTTGACCAGAAATTTTCAAAGAGTTTGGAGCTCCTGA
- the LOC114554464 gene encoding histone H3 has translation MARTKQTARKSTGGKAPRKQLATKAARKSAPATGGVKKPHRYRPGTVALREIRRYQKSTELLIRKLPFQRLVREIAQDFKTDLRFQSSAVMALQEASEAYLVGLFEDTNLCAIHAKRVTIMPKDIQLARRIRGERA, from the coding sequence atgGCAAGAACCAAGCAGACCGCCCGTAAATCTACCGGAGGCAAAGCTCCCAGGAAGCAGCTGGCCACCAAGGCTGCCCGTAAGAGCGCTCCGGCCACCGGCGGCGTGAAGAAGCCTCACCGTTATAGGCCCGGTACCGTGGCTCTGAGAGAGATCCGTCGCTACCAGAAATCTACGGAGCTGCTGATCCGCAAGCTGCCCTTCCAGCGCCTGGTCCGAGAAATCGCTCAGGACTTCAAGACCGACCTGCGCTTCCAGAGCTCCGCCGTCATGGCTCTGCAGGAGGCCAGCGAGGCTTACCTGGTCGGTCTGTTCGAGGACACCAACCTGTGCGCCATCCACGCCAAGAGGGTCACCATCATGCCCAAAGACATCCAGCTGGCCCGTCGCATCCGCGGGGAGAGGGCTTAA
- the LOC114554468 gene encoding histone H2B produces MPEPSVKAPKKGSKKAVSKAVTKTGKKKRKTRKESYAIYVYKVLKQVHPDTGISSKAMGIMNSFVSDIFERIAGESSRLAHYNKRSTITSREIQTAVRLLLPGELAKHAVSEGTKAVTKYTSSK; encoded by the coding sequence ATGCCGGAACCCTCCGTCAAAGCGCCCAAGAAGGGCTCCAAGAAAGCCGTCTCTAAGGCCGTCACCAAGACCGgcaagaagaagagaaagaccAGGAAGGAGAGCTACGCCATCTACGTGTACAAAGTGCTGAAGCAGGTCCACCCCGACACCGGCATCTCCTCCAAGGCCATGGGCATCATGAACTCGTTTGTGAGCGACATCTTTGAGCGCATCGCCGGTGAGTCCTCCCGTCTGGCCCATTACAACAAGCGCTCCACCATCACTTCCAGGGAGATCCAGACCGCCGTGAGGCTGCTGCTGCCCGGGGAGCTGGCCAAGCACGCCGTGTCTGAGGGCACCAAGGCCGTCACCAAGTACACCAGCTCCAAGTAA
- the optc gene encoding opticin, whose amino-acid sequence MSVQSLTMALAMVLVFLGPHPSVAAPPGEPEDEAFDLENYDLNSEMDWENLDTTIYGDSYDYDDLDQEIEVGTVAPETPPPANQPTAEHYEEELTLPTLPPAPVTLDFKGPGLFGPETGLGMPTCLLCVCIGGSVYCDDMGLDHIPPLPKDTTRLYGRFNKIRHVKNTDFINLNKLQSIDLTGNQISGMDEDVFRSLPQLKELLLADNNLQVMPELPVTMKHIDLRNNRLISRGVHPKGFKDMSQLEFLYLSNNNLDYIPTPLPLGLRVLHLQNNNIQSLHEDTFCNSRDLNFIRRNLEDIRLDGNPLNINLFAQAYVCLPRLPVGSH is encoded by the exons ATGTCTGTGCAGTCTCTGACGATGGCCCTTGCCATGGTCCTGGTCTTCCTGGGCCCCCACCCTAGCGTGGCAGCCCCTCCAGGTGAGCCAGAAGATGAGGCTTTTGACCTCGAAAACTACGACCTGAACAGTGAAATGGACTGGGAGAACCTGGACACCACCATTTATGGAGACAGTTATGATTATGACGACTTGGACCAAGAG ATTGAGGTGGGCACCGTGGCACCAGAGACCCCTCCACCAGCCAACCAGCCCACAGCTGAACACTACGAGGAGGAGTTGACCCTGCCCACCTTGCCTCCAGCTCCCGTCACCCTGGACTTCAAGGGACCAGGTCTCTTTGGCCCTGAGACCGGCCTGG GTATGCCTACCtgcctactgtgtgtgtgtattggcgGGAGTGTGTACTGTGATGACATGGGCCTGGATCACATCCCACCCCTGCCCAAAGATACCACGCGTTTATATGGCCGCTTCAACAAGATCCGACATGTCAAGAACACAGACTTTATAAACCTCA ATAAACTCCAGTCCATTGATCTAACAGGGAACCAGATCTCAGGGATGGATGAGGATGTGTTTCGCTCTCTGCCGCAGCTCAAGGAGTTACTGCTGGCTGACAACAACCTGCAGGTCATGCCCGAGCTGCCAGTCACTATGAAACACATTGATCTACGTAACAACAGGTTGATCAGTCGTGGGGTACATCCTAAGGGGTTCAAg GATATGAGCCAGCTGGAATTCCTCTATCTGTCCAACAATAACCTGGATTACATTCCTACACCTCTACCACTGGGCTTGAGAGTGTTACACCTGCAG AATAACAACATTCAGTCTCTGCACGAGGACACCTTTTGTAACAGTCGTGATCTCAACTTCATCCGCCGTAACCTGGAGGATATCCGTCTGGATGGCAACCCGCTGAACATCAACCTGTTTGCCCAGGCCTACGTCTGCCTGCCACGCCTGCCTGTAGGGAGTCACTGA